The Pseudoxanthomonas suwonensis sequence CTCGGCCTGCTCGCGGATGATGTCGACCACGTCGTCGATGGTGATGCGGCCGAGCAGGATGTTGTTGTCGTCCACCACCGGCGCCGAGACCCAGTCGTGGTCGGAGAACTGCCGCGCCACTTCCTGCGCGCTCTCGCCCACGTCGATCGCCGGCTGCTCGTCGTCGATCAGGCGGTTGATCGGGGTCGAGTCCTCGTGGGTGACCAGCGCGGCCAGCGACACCCGGCCCAGGTACTGGTGGCGGCGGCTGACCACGTACAGGTGGTCGGTGTGGTCGGGCAGCTCGCCGCGCAGGCGCAGGTAGCGCAGGACCACGTCGACGTTGACGTCGGCGCGCACGGTGACCACGTCCGGGTTCATCAGGCGGCCGGCGGTGTCCTCCGGATAGGACAGGACCTGTTCGAGGCGCTCGCGGTTCTCGCGGTCCATCGACTTGAGGACCTCGTCGATGACCGTGTCCGGCAGGTCCTCGACCAGGTCGGCCAGGTCGTCGATGTCCAGGTCCTCGACCGCAGCGACGATTTCGTCGGTGTCCATGTCCGCCAACAGGCTTTCGCGGACCTCCTCGCCGACATGGACCAGCACCTCGCCGTCGTCCTCCGGATCGACCAGGCCCCAGACCACCTCGCGCTTGCCCGGCGGCAGCGACTCGAGCAGGTTGCCGATCTCGGCCGGGGCCAAGGTGTTGATCAGCCGCCGCACCGGGCCCAGCCGGCCGCTGTCCAGCGCATCGGACAGCAGGCGCAGCTGGCGCGCGGTCTTGTCGTGGCGGACGGCTTCGGCCATGCGCGTCTCCGGTGGCGGGCAGGGGCCGCGGTGGAGGTGCGCGGCGGGTCAGGCGTTCATGGCCGGCATTATCGCCCGCATGTGTTGCATTGGTATAGACCGGACAGGCCTGCTGCCACGCGCTTCTTGTAGGAGCCCAGCCTGCTGGCGACACGGGCGTCAGGTGGACGAGGGTGTCGCTTGTGCCGACGACGTCGGGTCGCCGGCTGAACCCGGCTCCTACAAGGACCCGGCCGCCTGCAGCCAGCGCTCGATCGCGGCGCGGTCGCGCGCCTGCAGCAATTGGCCCGCACGCGAGCGCAGGTCGCCGAGGCGGCAGTCACGGATCGTGCGGCGCAGTTCCAGCAGGCTCGACGGATGCAGGCTGAACTCCTTGAGTCCCAGCGCCAGCAGCAGCGGCGCCAGGCGCGGGTCGCCGGCCATCTCGCCGCACACGGCCACCGGCTTGCCGTGCTGTTCGCCGGCGCCGATCACATGGGCCAGCAGGCGCAGCACGCCCGGGTGCAGCGGCGAGTACAGGTCGCCGAGCGCGTCGTTGTTGCGGTCCACCGCCAGCAGGTACTGGACCAGGTCGTTGGTGCCGATCGACATGAAGTCGACCGCGTCGGCCAGGCCGTGGACGCCGATGGCCGCGGCCGGCACCTCGATCATCGCGCCCAGCGGCGGTGCCTCCACCGCCACCCCGCGCCGGCGCACCGCCGCCACCGCGCGGCGCAGCCGGCGCCGGACCAGCACCACTTCCTCGCGGCAGCTGACCATCGGTACCAGCACCCGCACCGGCCCGTAGGCGGCGGCGCGCACGATCGCGCGCAACTGGGTGTCGAACACGTGGTCGTACAGCAACGACAGGCGCACGCCGCGCACGCCCAGCGCCGGGTTGTCCTCGTTGGCCAGGCTCAGGCCGGTGCGGTCGACCTTGTCCGCGCCAAGGTCCAGGGTGCGGAAGGTGACCGGGCGGCCGCTCATGCCCAGCACCGCGTCGCGGTAGACCTGGAACTGCTCGTCCTCGTCCGGCAGTTCGGTGCGCTGCAGGAACAGGAACTCGGTGCGGAACAGGCCGACTCCGGCGGCGCCGAGCGCATGCGCGCGGGCCACGTCCTCGCGCGACTCGGCGTTGGCGTGCAGGGCGACGTCGACGCCGTCCAGGGTGCGGGTGGGCTTGCTGCGCAGGCGCTCCAGGTCGCGGCGTCCACGCGCGTCCTGAAGTTCGCGTTGGTGGTAGCGGCGCAGGTCGTCCGCGTCCGGATCGACCACGACCTCGCCGGTCTCGCCGTCGACCATCACCACGTCGCCGTCGTTCACCCGCTGCAGCATCCCGGCCGCGCCGACGACCAGCGGCAGGTGCAGGCTGCGGGCGAGGATCGCGCTGTGCGAGAGCGGGCTGCCGGCGGCGGACACGATCGCGACCACGCCCTGCGCCTGCAACTGGGCCAGTTCGGACGGAGCGACGTTGTCGCAGGCCAGGATCTCGCCGGCGGTGCCGCGCGGCAGCGGTTCGCGCCGGTGCAGGTGCGCGTTGATCCGGCCGATGATGTGGTCCAGGTCGTCGAGCCGACTCTTCAGGTACGGATCGTCCATCCGCTCGAACACCGCGGCCAGACGGTCGCGCTGCACGCGCAGGGCGTAGCCGGCCGAATAGCGCTCCTGCCGGATCAGCGTGTCCAGCGCCTGGACCAGTTCCGGGTCGTCGAGCAGCAGCGCGTGCAGGTCGATGAACTCGACCGCCTCCCGCGACAGCGCGCCCTGCAGCTTCTCGCGCAGCGCCCGCATCTCGCCGCGCGCGGCCTCCAGCGCATCGTGCAGGCGCCGCGCCTCGGCCCCGACCTGGGCGGCGGCGACGTGCTGCTCGGCCATCTCCAGCACGTGCGGCAGGCGCACCCGGGCCCGGCCCAGGGCCAGGCCGCGCGACGCGCCGTGGCCGGCGAAGGCCTGCCTCACCGCGGCGCCTCCGTGGACGGGGAGCCGGCGGGCGCGGAAACGACGGACGGCCGAGCGCGTGGACGGCCCGGCGCGCCCATGGTCAGGCGTCCTCGTCGAAGCGGCGTTCGAACAGGGAGGTGATGGCGTCCATGGCGGCGGCCTCGTCCTCGCCGTCGGTGCGCACGGTGATCGGGGTGCCCTGGCCGGCGGCCAGCAGCATCACCCCCATGATGCTCTTGGCGTTGACCTCGCGCCCCTTCGCCTGCAGGGTCACCGCGCAGCGGAACGGCGCCAGTTCCTGCACCAGCTTGGCGGTGGCCCGGGCATGCAGGCCCAGGCGGTTCGAGACGGTGAGTTCACGTTCAAGCATCGTCGATGATCGCTCCATTGCGCGTGCCCGCCGCCGCGGTGGCGGGCAGGTCGTCCAGTCCCTGTTCCGGATAGTTCATGACCCGCAGCAGCATCGGCAGGCTCAGCGCCGCCACCCGCCGCACCGGCGTCCCCAGCCTGGCCACCTTCGCGGCCAAGTTGCTGGGACTGGCGCCGTACAGGTCGGTCAGCACCAGCACGCCGTCCCCGCCGTCGACCCGGCGCAGCGCCGCGGAGGCGGCCGGCAGCAGCTGGTCGAGATCGGCATCGAACGGCACTTCGAAGGCTTCCGCCCGCAGTGGCAGGTTCCGCAGCAGGGCGGTGGCGACCGCCAGCAATGCGCTGCCGACTCCGGGGTGGGTGATCAGGAGAATGCCACAGGCCATGGCGGAAAGTTAACAGAGCGCTATGACCGGCGTCAGCGCGGGGTGTCGCTTTTCCCGCGGCAGGTCCCGGGACGGCCCGGGACAAGCCCGGTCAGGGGCGCAGGGACCGGCACCGCCGGCCCTTGTAGGAGCCCAGCTTGCTGGCGACACAGGCGTCGGGTCGCGGGCAAGCTTGCCAGGGAAGGCGCGCTGGGGGCTCTCCTGTAGGAGCGGGCATGACCGCGACACGGGCGTCGGAACCACGGCGGCGTCGCCTGTGTCGAGGCGTCGGGTCGCGGTCATGCCCGCTCCTACATGGATCCCCCGCCGTGGCTGGAGCGGGCGGCGGCCCGCTCAGTCCTGCTCGCGGTGGTAGGTGGCGACCTGGTCCCAGCCCTGCGCCCGGGCATGGGTGGCCAGCCGTTCGGCCAGGTAGACCGAGCGGTGCTTGCCGCCGGTGCAGCCGAAGGCCACGGTCACGTAGGCGCGGGTCTCGTTGCGCAGCCCGGGCAGCCAGGTGTCCAGGAACCCGGCGACCTGGGCGACGTAGGCCTCCACCTCCGGCTGTGCGTCCAGGTAGTCGCGCACCCGCGCGTCGCGGCCGGTCAGCGGCCGCAGCTCGGCGTCCCAGTGCGGGTTGGGCAGCACCCGCGCATCGAACACGAAGTCGGCGTCGGCCGGCACGCCGCGCCGGTAGGCGAAGGACTCGAACAGCAGCGACAGCCCCGGCGCATGGCTCAGGGCGAATTCGGTGATGACCTGGCGCCGCAGCTGGTGCACGTTGAGCGCGCTGGTGTCGATCACCGCGTCGGCCTCCTCGCGCAGCGGCGTGGTCAGCACGCGTTCGCGCGCCAGCGCGTCGGGCAAAGACAGCCCGAGCCGGCTCAGCGGGTGCCGGCGGCGGGTGTCGGCGAAGCGGCGCAGCAGCACTTCGTCGCTGGCCTCGAAATAGAGCAGCCGCGCGTCCACGCCCAGGGATCCGGCGGTGGTCCGCCATTCGGCCAGGCGGCTCAGGTCGCTGTGCCGGCTGCGCACGTCGATCCCCACCGCCATCCGCTCGGGCAGCAGGCCGTCCTCGCGCATCATGCTGCGCGCGAAGGCCGGCAGCAGTTCCACCGGCAGGTTGTCGACGCAGTAGTAGTCCAGGTCCTCGAAGGTCTTGAGCGCCACCGACTTGCCCGAACCGGACAGGCCGCTGACGATCACCAGCGTGGGCCGCGGCGTGCTCATGTCCCGCGCCGCTCCAGCAGGTTGCTGTGCCGGGCGATGAACATCGCCGCCGGGTCGATGCCCTTGGTGCGCAGGATGTGCAAGCGCGTGGCCGCCTCGGTCAGCACCGCCAGGTTGCGGCCGGGCATCACCGGCAGGGTGATCAGCGGCACGTCCAGGTCGAGCACGTGGCGGGTGCCCGAATCGCCGGTCAGGCGCTCGTAGCCGTGCGGGTTCGGTTCGGTCATCGGCCGGGTGAGGTGCACGATCAGGCGCAGGTACTTGTTCTTCTTCACCGCGGTGTCGCCGAACATCTCGCGCACGTTGAGCACGCCCAGGCCGCGGACCTCCAGCAGGTCCTGCAGCAGTTCGGGACAGGTGCCGTCGAGCACGTCCGGCGCGATCTGGGTGAACTCGGGCGCGTCGTCGGCGACCAGGCGGTGGCCGCGGCTGAGCAGCTCCAGCGCCAGCTCGCTCTTGCCCGATCCGGCCTCGCCGGTGATCAGCACACCGATCGAGTAGATCTCCATGAACACCCCGTGCAGGGTCACCCGCGGGGCGAGGTGGCGGGCGAGGTGGTAGGAGAGGTGGTTGAGCAGCTCGTGGCCGCGGCGCGGCGAGATCCACAGCGGGGTATCGCTCTCCTCGGCGGCGGTGCGCAGGTCTTCCGGACAGGACTGGTTCTTGCTGATCACCAGCGCCAGCGGGCGGAACTGGATGATCTTCTCGATCGTCTCCCAGCGCAGGCGCGCGTCGAGCGAATCCAGCCAGGCCAGTTCCTCGCTACCGAGGATCTGCACCTTGTTCGGGTACACCGCGTTGAGGTAGCCGGCCAGCGAGGGGCGGCGCGCGTTGGTGTCGCCCGATTCGATCCCGCGGTTCTCGCCCTTCTGGCCGGCCAGCCAGCGCAGGCCCAGTTTCTCCTGCTGCTGGTCGAACAGTTCGCGCGCGGTGATGCTGGCGTTCCTCATGCGGCCCGGGCCTCGGCTGGGGGTTCGCGCCGCATTGTGGCCCAAACCGGTGGCGCGTGGGCCACCGGTGCCGTCGGGGCGGGGAGCCTCAGAGGACGTCGGCCACCCGCGGAGCGTGGTGGTCCTGCTGCTTTTCCTTGTGCTTGAGGATCAGCCGGTCCAGCTTGTCGGCCAGCAGGTCGATGGCCGCGTACATGTTCTCGCCCTCGGCGTCGGCGTGCAGGGTGCGGCCGGGCACGGTGAGGTTGGCTTCGGCGTGGTGCGCCGGCTTGCGCAGCCCGAGCTGGACGCGGACCTCGATGGGCTGGTCGAAATGGCGATCGAGGCGCTGCAGCTTGGTCTCGACGTAATCGTTCAGCGCCGGGGTGACCTCCAACTGCTGGCCATAGGTTTCGATGCGCATCATGAACCTCCTTGGTCGTTGCCGCGTTGGCGGCTCCGCCCCAGGCGGGTGCTTCGGTCGTGCCTTCGTCTCAGCCGATCCGGACCCGCTCGTGCGAAGCCGAAATGTTCATGGCTTCACGATACTTCGCCACGGTCCGCCGCGCCACCGGAATCCCGGATTGCTTGAGCAGGTCGGCCAGCTTGGCGTCAGACAGTGGCTTGCGCGGATTCTCGTCGTCGATGAGACGGCGGATCATCGACTGGATGGCGGTGCTGGAGGCCTCGCCGCCGCCGTCGGTGTCGATGCCGGAGGCGAAGAACGCCTTCAGCGGCAGGGTGCCGCGCGGCGTGCGCACGTACTTGCGCGCGATGGCGCGGGAGACGGTGGATTCGTGCAGGCCGACCTCGCCGGCGATCTCGCGCAGGGTCAGCGGGCGCAGCGCCTGTTCGCCGAACTCGAGGAATCCGGACTGCATCCGCAGCAGGCAGCGCATCACCTTGAGCAGGGTCTCACCGCGCGCCTCCAGGCTCTTCAGCAGCCAGCGCGCCTCCTGCAGGTGGCTGCGCAGGTAGCCGGCGTCGCTCTCGCCGCAGCGGCGGATCATCTGCTCGTAGCCGCGATGGATCGATACGCGCGGCATCGCCTGCTGCGACAACGCGACCTTCCAAACTCCGCGCTGGCGCCAGACCACGCAATCGGGGATCACGTAGCTGTCCTGGGCCACCTCGCCGACCTGCTTGCCGGGGCGCGGGTCGAGCGAGCGCACCAGCTGCACCGCCTGCTCTACCTCGTCGACCGGGCAGCGCAGTTCCTGGGCGATGCCGGCGATGCCGCTGCGCGGCAGCCGCTCCAGCGGGCCGTCGACGATGCGCAGCGCCAGTTCGCGGCCGGGCGTACAGTCGGGCAGTACTTCCAGTTGCAGGTGCAGGCATTCGCCCAGGTTGCGCGCGCCGATCCCGACCGGGTCGAAGCGCTGCAGCTGGTGCAGCACGGTCAGGATCTCGTCCTCGCCGGCATGCACCTCCGGCAGCAGGGTCTCGGCGATCGCCGACAGCGGCTCGCGCAGGTAGCCGTCCTCGTCCAGCGCGTCGATCAGCGCCGCACCGATGCGGCGGTCGCGTTCGGACAGGTGCGACAGGTGCAGCTGCCAGAGCAGGTGGTCGGCCAGGTTCTCCGGCTCGGCCATGCGTTCGGCCGCGTCCTCGCGGTCGTCGTCCGTGCCGCCACCACCGCCGCCGCCGCTGCCACCTTCCCAGCCGCCCTCGTCGGGCATCCAGTCGTCGTCGCGCCGGTCGTGGACCTCGTCGGCGCCGTCGCCGGCCTCCGTGGGCGCCTCGGCGGACTTGCCGTCGGTGGGCGTCGGCGCATCGTAGGGAGCGTCCTCGGTCCACTCCAGCAGCGGATTGGTCTCGATCGCCTCGGCGACCTCGGCCTGCAGTTCCAGGGTGGACATCTGCAACAGGCGGATGGCCTGGCGCAGCTGCGGCGTCATGACCAGGTGCTGTCCGAGCGATGTCTGCAGCCGTGCCTTCATGTCCCTACCAGGTATGGATCGACGGGACTGCTGGCTGGGGGGAGGGTTCCAGGACAGGAACCTACAGGCGGAACTGGTCCCCCAGGTAGACCCGGCGCACGTCCGGATCGGCCAGCAGTGCGTCCGGCGCCCCCTGCGCCAGTACGCTTCCCTCGGCGAGGATATACGCCCGGTCGCAGATTCCCAAGGTCTCGCGCACATTGTGGTCGGTGATCAGAACCCCGATGCCGCGGTTCTTGAGGTGGGTCACGATGCGCTGGATCTCGCCGACCGAGATCGGATCGACGCCGGCGAACGGCTCGTCCAGCAG is a genomic window containing:
- the hprK gene encoding HPr(Ser) kinase/phosphatase, whose amino-acid sequence is MRNASITARELFDQQQEKLGLRWLAGQKGENRGIESGDTNARRPSLAGYLNAVYPNKVQILGSEELAWLDSLDARLRWETIEKIIQFRPLALVISKNQSCPEDLRTAAEESDTPLWISPRRGHELLNHLSYHLARHLAPRVTLHGVFMEIYSIGVLITGEAGSGKSELALELLSRGHRLVADDAPEFTQIAPDVLDGTCPELLQDLLEVRGLGVLNVREMFGDTAVKKNKYLRLIVHLTRPMTEPNPHGYERLTGDSGTRHVLDLDVPLITLPVMPGRNLAVLTEAATRLHILRTKGIDPAAMFIARHSNLLERRGT
- a CDS encoding RNA polymerase factor sigma-54, whose amino-acid sequence is MKARLQTSLGQHLVMTPQLRQAIRLLQMSTLELQAEVAEAIETNPLLEWTEDAPYDAPTPTDGKSAEAPTEAGDGADEVHDRRDDDWMPDEGGWEGGSGGGGGGGTDDDREDAAERMAEPENLADHLLWQLHLSHLSERDRRIGAALIDALDEDGYLREPLSAIAETLLPEVHAGEDEILTVLHQLQRFDPVGIGARNLGECLHLQLEVLPDCTPGRELALRIVDGPLERLPRSGIAGIAQELRCPVDEVEQAVQLVRSLDPRPGKQVGEVAQDSYVIPDCVVWRQRGVWKVALSQQAMPRVSIHRGYEQMIRRCGESDAGYLRSHLQEARWLLKSLEARGETLLKVMRCLLRMQSGFLEFGEQALRPLTLREIAGEVGLHESTVSRAIARKYVRTPRGTLPLKAFFASGIDTDGGGEASSTAIQSMIRRLIDDENPRKPLSDAKLADLLKQSGIPVARRTVAKYREAMNISASHERVRIG
- the hpf gene encoding ribosome hibernation-promoting factor, HPF/YfiA family; its protein translation is MRIETYGQQLEVTPALNDYVETKLQRLDRHFDQPIEVRVQLGLRKPAHHAEANLTVPGRTLHADAEGENMYAAIDLLADKLDRLILKHKEKQQDHHAPRVADVL
- a CDS encoding HPr family phosphocarrier protein; protein product: MLERELTVSNRLGLHARATAKLVQELAPFRCAVTLQAKGREVNAKSIMGVMLLAAGQGTPITVRTDGEDEAAAMDAITSLFERRFDEDA
- the rapZ gene encoding RNase adapter RapZ, whose product is MSTPRPTLVIVSGLSGSGKSVALKTFEDLDYYCVDNLPVELLPAFARSMMREDGLLPERMAVGIDVRSRHSDLSRLAEWRTTAGSLGVDARLLYFEASDEVLLRRFADTRRRHPLSRLGLSLPDALARERVLTTPLREEADAVIDTSALNVHQLRRQVITEFALSHAPGLSLLFESFAYRRGVPADADFVFDARVLPNPHWDAELRPLTGRDARVRDYLDAQPEVEAYVAQVAGFLDTWLPGLRNETRAYVTVAFGCTGGKHRSVYLAERLATHARAQGWDQVATYHREQD
- the ptsP gene encoding phosphoenolpyruvate--protein phosphotransferase; the protein is MRQAFAGHGASRGLALGRARVRLPHVLEMAEQHVAAAQVGAEARRLHDALEAARGEMRALREKLQGALSREAVEFIDLHALLLDDPELVQALDTLIRQERYSAGYALRVQRDRLAAVFERMDDPYLKSRLDDLDHIIGRINAHLHRREPLPRGTAGEILACDNVAPSELAQLQAQGVVAIVSAAGSPLSHSAILARSLHLPLVVGAAGMLQRVNDGDVVMVDGETGEVVVDPDADDLRRYHQRELQDARGRRDLERLRSKPTRTLDGVDVALHANAESREDVARAHALGAAGVGLFRTEFLFLQRTELPDEDEQFQVYRDAVLGMSGRPVTFRTLDLGADKVDRTGLSLANEDNPALGVRGVRLSLLYDHVFDTQLRAIVRAAAYGPVRVLVPMVSCREEVVLVRRRLRRAVAAVRRRGVAVEAPPLGAMIEVPAAAIGVHGLADAVDFMSIGTNDLVQYLLAVDRNNDALGDLYSPLHPGVLRLLAHVIGAGEQHGKPVAVCGEMAGDPRLAPLLLALGLKEFSLHPSSLLELRRTIRDCRLGDLRSRAGQLLQARDRAAIERWLQAAGSL
- the mgtE gene encoding magnesium transporter; the encoded protein is MAEAVRHDKTARQLRLLSDALDSGRLGPVRRLINTLAPAEIGNLLESLPPGKREVVWGLVDPEDDGEVLVHVGEEVRESLLADMDTDEIVAAVEDLDIDDLADLVEDLPDTVIDEVLKSMDRENRERLEQVLSYPEDTAGRLMNPDVVTVRADVNVDVVLRYLRLRGELPDHTDHLYVVSRRHQYLGRVSLAALVTHEDSTPINRLIDDEQPAIDVGESAQEVARQFSDHDWVSAPVVDDNNILLGRITIDDVVDIIREQAEHQALGAAGLDEDEDLFSPVKRAVRGRVVWLGINLFTAFLAASVIGQFEVTLQKIVALAVLMPIVAGIGGNAGVQVLTLMVRGLALGQVGASNARILLWKEIRVALINGLLIGGIVGIIAFVWFRSPLLSVVIALALILNFCAAAAAGVLLPLLLKRMNIDPAVAGTVVVTAVTDVMGFFCFLGLATLILLH
- a CDS encoding PTS sugar transporter subunit IIA, giving the protein MACGILLITHPGVGSALLAVATALLRNLPLRAEAFEVPFDADLDQLLPAASAALRRVDGGDGVLVLTDLYGASPSNLAAKVARLGTPVRRVAALSLPMLLRVMNYPEQGLDDLPATAAAGTRNGAIIDDA